In the Oceanithermus desulfurans genome, one interval contains:
- the trmFO gene encoding methylenetetrahydrofolate--tRNA-(uracil(54)-C(5))-methyltransferase (FADH(2)-oxidizing) TrmFO — protein sequence MTERVHIIGAGLAGSEAAMALAERGVLVRLYEMRPRKTTPAHATDRFAELVCSNSLGGEARTNAKGLLQAELRAAGSLIMAAADAARLPAGGALAVDREVFSAFVTERIEAHPRIEVVRAEAAALPPERPLVLATGPLTSDALAEDLKARLGEPFLSFYDAAAPVVLGESIDMEVCYRAGRYGQDADYINCPMTEEEYRRFHRAIAEARRHTPHDWEQLEFFEGCMPIEELARRGYQTPLFGPLKPVGLLDPRSGETPFAVVQLRQEDREGRMWSLVGFQTGLKWGDQKAIVRLIPGLERAEIVRYGVMHRNTYLNAPRVLSERLELRKLPGVFVAGVLAGVEGYLESAATGWLAALQAAALVRGQTPPGPPPPESMLGGLARFLAGANPNDFQPMNANWGLVPGLPGRMPKREKRERMFERGLRAFADWLERVDVRAR from the coding sequence GTGACGGAGCGCGTCCACATCATCGGCGCCGGCCTCGCAGGTTCCGAAGCGGCCATGGCCCTGGCCGAGCGCGGGGTCTTGGTGCGGCTCTACGAGATGCGTCCGCGGAAGACGACCCCGGCGCACGCGACCGACCGCTTCGCCGAGCTCGTCTGCTCCAACTCGCTGGGCGGCGAGGCGCGCACCAACGCCAAGGGGCTCTTGCAGGCCGAGCTGCGCGCGGCCGGCTCGCTGATCATGGCGGCGGCCGACGCGGCTCGGCTTCCCGCGGGGGGCGCCTTGGCGGTGGACCGCGAGGTCTTCAGCGCGTTCGTTACCGAGCGCATCGAGGCGCACCCGCGCATCGAGGTGGTGCGCGCGGAGGCGGCCGCGCTCCCCCCGGAGCGGCCGCTCGTTTTGGCCACCGGGCCGCTGACCTCCGACGCCCTGGCCGAGGATCTGAAGGCGCGGCTGGGCGAGCCCTTCCTCAGCTTCTACGACGCGGCCGCGCCGGTGGTGCTGGGCGAGAGCATCGACATGGAAGTCTGCTACCGGGCGGGCCGCTACGGCCAGGACGCCGACTACATCAACTGCCCGATGACCGAAGAAGAGTACCGCCGCTTCCACCGGGCCATCGCCGAGGCGCGGCGGCACACGCCCCACGACTGGGAGCAGCTCGAGTTCTTCGAAGGCTGCATGCCGATCGAGGAGCTGGCGCGCCGCGGCTACCAGACGCCGCTCTTCGGCCCTTTGAAGCCGGTGGGGCTGCTCGACCCGCGCAGCGGCGAAACCCCCTTCGCGGTGGTGCAGCTGCGCCAGGAAGACCGCGAAGGGCGGATGTGGAGCCTCGTGGGCTTCCAGACCGGCCTCAAGTGGGGGGACCAGAAGGCGATCGTGCGCCTGATTCCGGGGCTCGAGAGAGCCGAGATCGTACGCTACGGCGTCATGCACCGCAACACCTACCTCAACGCCCCCCGGGTCCTCAGCGAGCGGCTCGAGCTCAGGAAGCTTCCCGGCGTCTTCGTCGCCGGGGTGCTCGCGGGCGTGGAGGGCTATTTGGAGTCGGCGGCCACCGGCTGGCTGGCGGCGTTGCAGGCGGCGGCCCTGGTGCGCGGCCAGACCCCGCCCGGTCCGCCGCCGCCCGAGAGCATGCTCGGAGGGCTGGCGCGCTTCCTGGCGGGCGCCAATCCGAACGACTTCCAGCCCATGAACGCCAACTGGGGTCTGGTGCCCGGCCTGCCCGGGCGGATGCCCAAGCGGGAAAAACGCGAGCGCATGTTCGAGCGGGGGCTGCGGGCGTTCGCAGACTGGCTCGAGCGCGTGGACGTGAGGGCGCGGTGA
- a CDS encoding nuclease, with translation MKPRLRLEVWSPDHAAPEASLAQPLPELQAEPVAADGPWAPKREAAPWTGPLFFVDGRFRTDALIFLDDAPALLASVAVGAVGLEPGRAFYEEAAFAVRRFLVAPPGAWPEPVFSPAPGLDYELVEAGGEPEALRAAAMERRGALEMGLGDGLRARHPGALVLHDGPLHRLPAAATAGRLGFAKTHHRGYLNAEQAALLGELAAGERSPVFTFTRGERRFYSWYLRLPLEPERPYAAAATLLRVETAAPEAEALRLAPVSLGVLPRLASRPFRDPRAPQNLVPVGALERELGRRLGSAGLIRRRLLEHIRREAV, from the coding sequence ATGAAACCGCGCCTGCGCCTCGAAGTCTGGAGTCCGGACCACGCCGCGCCGGAGGCCTCGCTCGCCCAGCCCCTGCCGGAGCTGCAGGCCGAGCCCGTCGCTGCGGACGGCCCCTGGGCGCCCAAGCGCGAGGCGGCGCCGTGGACGGGCCCGCTCTTCTTCGTGGACGGGCGGTTCCGTACCGACGCCCTGATCTTCCTGGACGACGCGCCCGCGCTGCTCGCAAGCGTAGCCGTGGGGGCGGTGGGGCTCGAGCCCGGACGCGCCTTCTACGAGGAAGCGGCCTTCGCGGTGCGCCGCTTCCTGGTCGCCCCGCCCGGCGCCTGGCCCGAGCCGGTCTTCTCGCCGGCTCCCGGGCTCGACTACGAGCTCGTCGAAGCCGGAGGCGAACCCGAGGCGCTGCGCGCCGCGGCGATGGAGCGCCGGGGCGCTTTGGAGATGGGGCTGGGGGACGGGCTGCGCGCGCGTCATCCCGGAGCCCTGGTGCTGCACGACGGCCCCCTGCACCGGCTGCCGGCGGCCGCGACCGCGGGACGGCTCGGCTTCGCCAAGACCCACCACCGCGGTTACCTGAACGCCGAGCAGGCGGCGTTGTTGGGTGAGCTGGCGGCGGGTGAGCGCAGCCCGGTCTTCACTTTCACCCGCGGCGAGCGCCGTTTCTATTCGTGGTACCTGCGGCTGCCGCTCGAGCCCGAGCGGCCCTACGCGGCCGCGGCGACGCTGCTGCGGGTCGAGACCGCAGCTCCCGAGGCCGAGGCCCTACGGCTCGCGCCGGTTTCGCTTGGCGTCCTGCCGCGCCTGGCTTCGCGGCCCTTCCGGGACCCGCGCGCGCCGCAGAACCTGGTTCCGGTGGGGGCGCTCGAGCGCGAGCTGGGGCGCAGGCTGGGCAGCGCGGGCCTGATCCGCAGGCGGTTGCTCGAACACATTCGGCGGGAGGCGGTATGA
- a CDS encoding metallophosphoesterase family protein produces the protein MRLLHTADWHLGKVLKGVDRTPEIASALADHLRIVREEKIDLVVVAGDLFDRPRVSAEAEAAAFEFFLGLRELGVPALVISGNHDSRPRLEALAPLLELAGAHVRGELRVRGEGGAVRRDWGEAALLPFLSERRAVKAAQLLEADEGSWQHGYSETVGRLIANLTAGFGPGRINLLVAHLTLAGANLKLGGGEFSFYVGNSYAVDPAYLPTSATYVALGHIHRQQKVTDAPAAWYSGSLVQLDFGEGEDAERGVLVVELEPDRPPVVHPLNPGWGKPLRTFRLDPEQLDRRLPEVENWPGYAKLVLAGPPNSALRERLYQDNPHLLEVRFETEAPDPLAEAAAKVETLSWPEAYERYLREVRGLEEMDALLAAFRELYEEGHASA, from the coding sequence CTGAGGCTCCTCCACACCGCCGACTGGCACCTGGGCAAGGTGCTCAAGGGCGTGGACCGCACCCCGGAGATCGCCTCGGCCCTCGCCGATCACCTGCGCATCGTGCGCGAGGAGAAGATCGACCTGGTCGTCGTCGCCGGCGACCTCTTCGACCGCCCGCGGGTGAGCGCCGAGGCCGAGGCCGCGGCCTTCGAGTTCTTCCTGGGATTGCGCGAGCTGGGGGTGCCGGCGCTGGTGATCAGCGGCAACCACGACTCGCGCCCGCGCCTGGAGGCGCTGGCGCCGCTGCTGGAGCTCGCCGGCGCGCACGTGCGTGGCGAGCTGCGGGTGCGCGGCGAGGGCGGGGCGGTGCGGCGCGACTGGGGCGAGGCGGCGCTGCTGCCCTTTCTTTCCGAGCGGCGCGCCGTCAAGGCGGCGCAGCTGCTCGAAGCCGACGAGGGGAGCTGGCAGCACGGCTACTCGGAAACCGTGGGCAGGCTCATCGCCAACCTGACCGCGGGCTTCGGTCCCGGCCGCATCAACCTGCTCGTCGCCCACCTGACCCTCGCCGGAGCCAACCTGAAGCTGGGCGGGGGCGAGTTTAGCTTCTACGTGGGCAACAGCTACGCGGTGGACCCGGCGTACCTGCCCACGAGCGCGACCTACGTGGCCCTGGGGCACATCCACCGGCAGCAGAAGGTTACGGACGCTCCGGCGGCCTGGTACTCGGGCTCGCTGGTGCAGCTCGACTTCGGCGAGGGCGAGGACGCCGAGCGGGGGGTGCTGGTGGTGGAGCTCGAGCCCGACCGGCCGCCCGTCGTCCACCCGCTCAACCCCGGCTGGGGCAAGCCGCTGCGCACGTTTCGCCTCGACCCCGAGCAGCTGGACCGCCGTCTGCCCGAGGTGGAAAACTGGCCCGGCTACGCCAAGCTGGTGCTCGCTGGCCCGCCCAACAGCGCCCTGCGCGAGCGGCTGTATCAGGACAACCCGCACCTGCTCGAGGTCCGCTTCGAGACCGAGGCCCCCGACCCCCTGGCCGAGGCCGCGGCCAAGGTGGAGACCCTGAGCTGGCCCGAGGCCTACGAACGCTACCTGCGCGAGGTGCGGGGGCTCGAGGAAATGGACGCGTTGCTCGCCGCTTTCCGCGAGCTTTACGAGGAGGGGCATGCGTCCGCTTAG
- a CDS encoding tetratricopeptide repeat protein, which yields MRKRSWIWLLTLAMAMVGSSWAQSEQAQPEQKEPSVKAYLLVGDVYYSSGEYDAAMIAFRRALEKEPNNVYALYGLGRTQLKMHQFTSAIENLKRAIAIDGSYAPLYVALAQAYTDRYLYAEDKTAAEEFLDQALLILDDARTIDPNYHAIYNQRGLVYQYKGQLDKAEAAFKQALAIAPDDAVVRYNLAQVYLSQGKLDEALDMLAQGVAVDPASAQLQLLYGKVLAVKGRLAEAEQALAKATELAPLNASTWLNLGQVYYLEKKYAEAIDTLDKAIELDPLGYPEAYFYLGRSHLEAGHVDDARLNLTKAIKLAPDNADYHYWLARALIAAGENDAARAELERALELAPNHQEAKKALSTLK from the coding sequence ATGCGAAAACGGTCCTGGATTTGGTTACTTACCCTGGCAATGGCGATGGTGGGCTCGTCCTGGGCCCAGTCGGAGCAGGCCCAGCCCGAGCAGAAGGAGCCGAGCGTCAAGGCCTACCTGCTGGTGGGCGACGTCTACTACTCCTCCGGGGAGTACGACGCGGCGATGATCGCCTTCCGCCGGGCGCTGGAAAAAGAGCCCAACAACGTCTACGCGCTCTACGGCCTGGGCCGCACCCAGCTGAAGATGCACCAGTTCACCTCGGCGATCGAGAACCTCAAGCGGGCGATCGCGATCGACGGCAGCTACGCGCCGCTCTACGTGGCGCTGGCGCAGGCCTACACCGACCGCTACCTGTACGCCGAGGACAAGACGGCCGCCGAGGAGTTCCTGGACCAGGCGCTCCTCATCCTCGACGACGCGCGCACGATCGACCCCAACTACCACGCCATCTACAACCAGCGGGGCCTCGTCTACCAGTACAAGGGCCAGCTCGACAAGGCCGAGGCCGCCTTCAAGCAGGCCCTCGCCATCGCCCCCGACGACGCCGTGGTGCGTTACAACCTCGCCCAGGTCTACCTCTCGCAGGGGAAGCTGGACGAGGCGCTCGACATGCTGGCGCAGGGCGTGGCCGTCGACCCGGCCTCGGCGCAGCTGCAGCTGCTCTACGGCAAGGTGCTGGCCGTCAAGGGGCGCCTGGCCGAGGCCGAGCAGGCGCTGGCCAAGGCCACCGAGCTGGCGCCGCTGAACGCGAGCACCTGGCTCAACCTGGGGCAGGTGTACTACCTCGAAAAGAAGTACGCCGAGGCCATCGACACCCTGGACAAGGCGATCGAGCTCGACCCCCTGGGCTACCCGGAGGCGTACTTCTACCTGGGCCGCTCCCACCTCGAAGCCGGCCACGTCGACGACGCGCGGCTCAACCTTACCAAGGCGATCAAGCTCGCCCCCGACAACGCCGACTACCACTACTGGTTGGCCCGGGCGCTGATCGCGGCGGGGGAGAACGACGCGGCGCGTGCCGAGCTGGAACGCGCGCTCGAGCTCGCCCCCAACCACCAGGAGGCCAAGAAGGCCCTCTCCACGCTCAAGTAG
- a CDS encoding ATP-dependent protease ATPase subunit HslU, whose product MTELTPREIVAELDKFVIGQQEAKKAVAVALRNRYRRQKLPPELRREVSPKNILMIGPTGVGKTEIARRLARLSGAPFLKVEATKFTEVGYVGRDVDSIVRDLAEVAYQLVMREKTEKVAAVAARLASSQIAQMLNVPHEDVSAGLYDHEYVEVEVPEEPKLPFMGMLGGMEGQMQGLQDMLSGLLPKRPVRRRMRVVEAREVLKNQEAERLVDKEEVSQEAVRRAQEDGIVFLDEIDKIAGSSAVQGPDVSGEGVQRDLLPIVEGTVVNTRLGPISTEHVLFIGAGAFNVAKPSDLIPELQGRFPIRVELAELTAEDFERILRHTENSLIKQYTELLATDGTELVFADEAIRAVADFAYRANRELEDIGARRLATVLEYLLEEVSFQVELGRVEITKEYVEERLASVLESEDLSRYIL is encoded by the coding sequence ATGACCGAGCTGACGCCGCGCGAGATCGTCGCCGAGCTCGACAAGTTCGTGATCGGACAGCAGGAGGCCAAGAAGGCCGTGGCCGTCGCCCTGCGCAACCGCTACCGGCGGCAGAAGCTCCCGCCCGAGCTGCGTCGTGAGGTCAGCCCCAAGAACATCCTCATGATCGGCCCTACGGGCGTGGGCAAGACCGAGATCGCCCGCCGCCTGGCGCGGCTCTCGGGCGCGCCCTTCCTCAAGGTGGAGGCCACCAAGTTCACCGAGGTGGGCTACGTGGGCCGCGACGTGGACTCGATCGTCCGCGACCTCGCGGAGGTGGCCTACCAGCTCGTCATGCGCGAGAAGACCGAGAAGGTCGCGGCGGTGGCGGCGCGCCTCGCCAGCAGCCAGATCGCCCAGATGCTGAACGTCCCCCACGAAGACGTCAGCGCCGGTCTGTACGACCACGAGTACGTCGAGGTGGAGGTCCCCGAGGAGCCCAAGCTCCCCTTCATGGGGATGCTCGGCGGCATGGAGGGGCAGATGCAGGGCCTACAGGACATGCTTTCGGGCCTTCTCCCCAAGCGCCCGGTGCGCCGGCGGATGCGCGTGGTGGAGGCCCGCGAGGTGCTCAAGAACCAGGAGGCCGAGCGGCTGGTGGACAAGGAGGAGGTCAGCCAGGAGGCGGTGCGCCGCGCCCAGGAGGACGGCATCGTCTTCCTGGACGAGATCGACAAGATCGCCGGTTCGTCGGCCGTTCAGGGGCCCGACGTCTCCGGCGAGGGGGTGCAGCGCGACCTGCTGCCCATCGTCGAGGGCACGGTGGTGAACACCCGGCTTGGCCCGATTTCCACCGAGCACGTGCTCTTCATCGGCGCCGGGGCGTTCAACGTCGCCAAACCCAGCGACCTGATCCCCGAGCTGCAGGGACGCTTTCCCATCCGCGTCGAACTCGCCGAACTCACGGCCGAGGACTTCGAGCGCATCCTGCGCCACACCGAGAACTCGCTCATCAAGCAGTACACCGAGCTGCTGGCCACCGACGGCACCGAGCTGGTCTTCGCCGACGAAGCCATCCGGGCCGTGGCCGACTTCGCCTACCGCGCCAACCGCGAACTCGAGGACATCGGCGCGCGGCGGCTCGCGACCGTGCTCGAGTACCTGCTCGAAGAGGTGAGCTTCCAGGTCGAGCTCGGCCGCGTCGAGATCACCAAGGAATACGTCGAAGAGCGCCTGGCTTCGGTTCTGGAGTCGGAAGATTTGTCGCGCTACATCCTCTAG
- a CDS encoding AAA family ATPase: MRPLRLDLEGFGAFARHASVDFSDVELFAITGPTGSGKTTLLDAVTFALYGETPRMGRKGLKALLHPGVKKAWVQLVFRLGDEVWRVTRVIAGKTEARLERQMGAEWQLSSASEKVKTLNAAVERLLGLDYDAFTRAILLPQGRFDAFLKGDSRERRELLFSLYGLAGLAGLRERAVARLGELRERLAEARTMTAHLEGVDAAAVEAAREEHKRLAEERDRRAAEIAALERELSALDELAELWQEKRTLEGRQKALEAEAEAMAEVEGWLERARAAEQALPEVRRLEDARRRLERQNRELGKKEEAYQKAKNAWERVNEAFDERLLEDLRTRAATLPLLEAKARTLAALGGATAGEGVEDYQEATYRQLESQLRAAEERRKALAEAERLRKRAAQLEKRIADLEKELAAATERRERLKEAGVELRRKLDELRQRLSAERRRADVASFRHLLRPGEPCPLCGQPVHEPPPAAQSPLAGLEAEAERLAAELEEKRGAWREAEGEIKGMRERLSDGRKQLAELREDLSRAEAVAGARGPEDVERLVARLAAMRRGLAAELERMTGGRDPETYARELRSRLAELERRAKELERAKRALDQAQEELARARERHAALAEALGPLEESVAALLGQLGFEGPEQVEAARRSPEELERLAARLASWREERAYVAKRLDEVTRSLAGKPEVDPQALRTKKERLEAAVQARAELEAQLGRLEERIDRLERDLAQKREAEKRAAELVGQVGVWEQLAEDLKGHKFPDYLLERLQLDMLARASELLFALSQHRYRFRLADGVYHVEDLWTGAVRPAKTLSGGETFLASLSLALSLSEHLSRGRLGALFLDEGFGTLDAEALELAAEVLEALPTQGRMVGVVTHVPELAQRLPARLVVEKAPQGSRVHWEG; encoded by the coding sequence ATGCGTCCGCTTAGGCTCGACCTCGAAGGGTTCGGCGCCTTCGCCCGGCACGCGTCGGTCGACTTTTCCGACGTCGAGCTCTTCGCGATCACCGGCCCCACGGGTTCGGGGAAGACGACGCTGCTCGACGCCGTGACCTTCGCCCTCTACGGCGAGACGCCGCGCATGGGGCGCAAGGGGCTGAAGGCGCTGCTTCACCCCGGCGTCAAGAAGGCCTGGGTGCAGCTGGTCTTCCGGCTGGGGGACGAGGTCTGGCGGGTGACGCGGGTGATCGCCGGCAAGACCGAGGCGCGGCTCGAGCGGCAGATGGGCGCGGAGTGGCAGCTTTCCAGCGCCTCGGAAAAGGTGAAGACGCTCAACGCCGCCGTCGAGCGGCTTTTGGGCCTCGACTACGACGCCTTTACCCGCGCCATCCTGCTGCCGCAGGGACGGTTCGACGCCTTCCTCAAGGGCGACAGCCGCGAACGGCGCGAGCTGCTCTTCTCGCTCTACGGCCTCGCGGGCCTGGCCGGGCTGCGCGAGCGGGCGGTGGCGCGGCTGGGCGAGCTGCGCGAACGTCTGGCCGAGGCCCGCACCATGACCGCGCACCTCGAGGGCGTGGACGCGGCCGCCGTGGAGGCTGCGCGGGAAGAACACAAGCGGCTCGCGGAGGAGCGGGACCGGCGCGCCGCGGAGATCGCCGCACTCGAGCGGGAGCTGAGCGCACTGGACGAGCTGGCGGAGCTCTGGCAGGAAAAGCGTACCCTGGAAGGCCGCCAGAAGGCGCTGGAGGCCGAAGCGGAGGCCATGGCGGAGGTGGAGGGCTGGCTCGAGCGCGCCCGCGCGGCCGAGCAGGCGCTGCCCGAAGTGCGCCGCCTGGAGGACGCCCGCAGAAGGCTTGAGCGCCAGAACCGCGAACTGGGTAAGAAAGAAGAAGCCTACCAAAAGGCGAAAAACGCTTGGGAACGCGTGAACGAGGCCTTCGACGAGCGCCTTCTCGAGGACCTGCGCACCCGCGCCGCGACCCTGCCCCTGCTCGAGGCCAAGGCGCGCACCCTGGCGGCTTTAGGCGGGGCCACGGCGGGGGAGGGGGTCGAGGACTACCAGGAAGCGACCTACCGGCAGCTGGAAAGCCAGCTTCGCGCCGCCGAGGAGCGCCGCAAGGCCCTGGCCGAGGCCGAACGTCTGCGAAAACGGGCGGCGCAGCTGGAAAAACGGATCGCCGATCTGGAAAAAGAACTTGCCGCGGCCACGGAGCGCCGGGAAAGGCTCAAAGAGGCGGGCGTGGAGCTCAGAAGAAAGCTGGACGAGCTCAGGCAGCGGCTCAGCGCCGAGCGCCGCCGTGCCGACGTGGCCTCGTTTCGCCATCTGCTCAGGCCCGGCGAGCCCTGCCCGCTTTGCGGGCAGCCGGTGCACGAACCGCCCCCGGCCGCCCAGAGCCCGCTGGCCGGGCTGGAGGCCGAGGCCGAACGGCTGGCCGCCGAGCTCGAGGAAAAACGCGGTGCCTGGCGCGAGGCGGAAGGCGAGATCAAGGGCATGAGGGAACGCCTGAGCGACGGGCGAAAGCAGCTGGCCGAGCTCCGGGAAGACCTTAGTCGCGCCGAAGCGGTCGCCGGCGCCCGGGGCCCCGAAGACGTGGAACGGCTGGTTGCGCGGCTGGCCGCCATGCGCCGCGGCCTGGCCGCGGAACTGGAGCGGATGACCGGCGGCCGGGACCCCGAAACCTACGCGCGCGAACTGCGCAGCAGGCTCGCCGAGCTGGAGCGCCGCGCCAAGGAGTTGGAGAGGGCGAAGCGAGCGCTCGACCAGGCGCAGGAAGAGCTCGCGCGCGCCCGCGAGCGCCACGCCGCCCTGGCCGAGGCGCTGGGGCCGCTGGAGGAGAGCGTGGCCGCGCTGCTGGGGCAGCTGGGGTTCGAGGGGCCGGAGCAGGTGGAAGCGGCCCGCCGCAGCCCCGAAGAGCTCGAGCGGCTGGCTGCGCGGCTGGCCTCCTGGCGCGAGGAGCGGGCCTACGTGGCGAAGCGGCTCGACGAGGTGACCCGGTCGCTCGCCGGCAAACCGGAGGTGGACCCCCAGGCACTCCGGACGAAAAAGGAGCGGCTCGAAGCCGCGGTCCAGGCCCGTGCCGAGCTGGAAGCCCAGCTGGGCCGGCTGGAGGAGAGGATCGACCGCCTGGAGCGCGACCTCGCGCAGAAACGCGAGGCGGAAAAGCGGGCGGCGGAGCTGGTCGGGCAGGTGGGCGTTTGGGAGCAGCTGGCCGAGGACCTGAAAGGGCACAAGTTCCCGGACTACCTGCTCGAGCGTCTGCAGCTCGACATGCTGGCCCGCGCCTCCGAGCTGCTGTTCGCCCTCTCGCAGCACCGCTACCGTTTTCGTCTGGCCGACGGCGTCTACCACGTCGAAGACCTCTGGACCGGCGCGGTGCGGCCGGCCAAGACGCTTTCCGGGGGCGAGACCTTTCTCGCCTCGCTCAGCCTGGCGCTCTCGCTTTCCGAACACCTCTCGCGCGGCCGTCTGGGCGCGCTCTTCCTCGACGAGGGTTTCGGCACCCTCGACGCCGAGGCGCTGGAGCTGGCCGCCGAGGTGCTCGAGGCCCTGCCCACTCAGGGGCGGATGGTGGGGGTGGTGACCCACGTGCCCGAGCTGGCCCAGCGGCTGCCGGCGCGGCTCGTCGTCGAGAAGGCGCCCCAGGGGAGCCGGGTGCACTGGGAAGGGTAA
- the hslV gene encoding ATP-dependent protease subunit HslV, protein MEPMHGTTILAVHKDGETAIAGDGQVTFGDTVMKQGAVKVRKLEDDVLVGFAGAVADALTLLEKFEEQLEIAKGSLKRAAVETVKLWRTDRILRQLEAMLIVADAREILLLSGTGEVIAPDEPLVAVGSGAPYALSAAKALYRETRLGAAEIAEKALGIAAEIDLYTNGNTTVLRVGGGA, encoded by the coding sequence ATGGAACCCATGCACGGCACCACCATCCTGGCCGTTCACAAGGACGGCGAAACCGCCATCGCCGGGGACGGGCAGGTCACCTTCGGCGATACCGTCATGAAGCAAGGGGCCGTGAAGGTGCGCAAACTCGAGGACGACGTGCTGGTTGGATTCGCCGGCGCGGTGGCCGATGCGCTGACGCTGCTCGAGAAGTTCGAGGAGCAGCTGGAGATCGCTAAGGGCTCGCTCAAGCGCGCCGCGGTCGAGACGGTCAAGCTCTGGCGCACCGACCGCATCCTGCGTCAGCTGGAAGCCATGCTGATCGTCGCCGACGCCCGCGAGATCCTGCTGCTGTCGGGGACGGGCGAGGTGATCGCCCCCGACGAGCCCCTCGTCGCCGTCGGCTCCGGCGCGCCCTACGCGCTCTCGGCGGCCAAGGCGCTCTACCGGGAGACCCGGCTGGGCGCGGCCGAGATCGCCGAGAAGGCCCTGGGCATCGCCGCGGAGATCGACCTCTACACCAACGGCAACACCACGGTGTTGCGGGTGGGGGGTGGCGCATGA
- a CDS encoding ATP-binding protein — protein sequence MKKEAIGVVLGSREATPLEFWIGIQDGLVRLDDVVWVEADHGGLVVRYYGMVDRVHKVLEGTQFDSDTFLAAGHLIPTNTAYVAHVTVTRLEPEEYLPPDPGSPVYLARGDSLDAALYYDRMKQKLPVGFMRNGEPAFVNLAFLDGRQGGHVNISGISGVAAKTSYALFLLHSLYTSGVLEDAASAKTLIFNVKGQDLFYLDRPNRELAPEERERYAAMGLAAEPFASVAFFAPPRLAQGQGHITPSSHRAEGVRAYHWSLVDFCRDGLLPFLFSDRGAMSNLGFLIDHVTARLAALAHGQEGPELYVDDWPEGPTAEAGVFDSLGRVKIDSFGRLVDYLEFQLLGAESEGEAASGNQRWTARQHTGTLQAFVRRLRAAARNVGHLIRGDAPSNAPDPLGSSAQINVVDLHNLSPQAQMFVVGSLLRRVFGAKESGRHRGKVFVVLDELNKYAPREGESPIKDILLDIAERGRSLGVILIGAQQTASEVERRVVGNAAVRVVGRLDAAEAERPEYRYLPGAFRDRALILPQGTMILHQPEVPVPVAVQFPYPAWATKASEAAQDVSDEALKDELGL from the coding sequence ATGAAGAAAGAAGCGATCGGCGTCGTCCTCGGCAGCCGCGAGGCGACCCCCCTGGAGTTCTGGATCGGCATTCAAGACGGCCTGGTGCGCCTCGACGACGTGGTCTGGGTCGAGGCCGACCACGGCGGCCTCGTGGTGCGCTACTACGGCATGGTCGACCGGGTGCACAAGGTGCTCGAGGGCACCCAGTTCGACTCCGACACCTTCCTGGCCGCGGGCCACCTGATTCCCACCAACACCGCCTACGTGGCCCACGTGACGGTGACCCGGCTCGAGCCCGAGGAGTACCTGCCGCCGGACCCGGGCAGCCCGGTCTACCTGGCGCGGGGGGATTCCCTGGACGCCGCCCTCTACTACGACCGCATGAAGCAGAAACTCCCGGTCGGGTTCATGCGCAACGGCGAGCCCGCCTTCGTCAACCTCGCCTTCCTCGACGGCCGCCAGGGCGGGCACGTGAACATCTCGGGCATCTCGGGCGTCGCCGCCAAGACCAGCTACGCCCTCTTCCTGCTCCACAGCCTCTACACCTCGGGCGTGCTCGAGGACGCCGCCAGCGCCAAGACCCTGATCTTCAACGTCAAGGGACAGGACCTCTTCTACCTCGACCGCCCCAACCGCGAGCTGGCTCCTGAAGAGCGCGAGCGCTACGCGGCCATGGGCCTCGCCGCCGAGCCCTTCGCGAGCGTCGCCTTCTTCGCCCCGCCGCGGCTCGCGCAGGGCCAGGGCCATATCACGCCCAGCAGCCACCGGGCGGAAGGCGTGCGGGCGTACCACTGGTCGCTCGTCGACTTCTGCCGGGACGGCCTTCTGCCCTTCCTCTTCAGCGACCGCGGTGCGATGAGCAACCTGGGCTTTCTGATCGACCACGTCACCGCGCGGCTGGCGGCGCTGGCCCACGGCCAGGAGGGCCCCGAGCTCTACGTGGACGACTGGCCCGAAGGGCCAACCGCCGAGGCTGGTGTTTTCGATTCGCTTGGTCGGGTCAAGATAGACAGCTTCGGGCGGTTGGTGGACTATCTGGAGTTCCAGCTCTTGGGTGCCGAAAGTGAGGGCGAGGCGGCGAGCGGCAACCAACGTTGGACCGCGCGCCAGCACACCGGCACCCTGCAGGCCTTCGTGCGCCGCCTGCGCGCCGCGGCCCGCAACGTGGGCCATCTCATCCGCGGCGATGCCCCCAGCAACGCGCCCGATCCCCTGGGAAGTTCGGCACAAATCAACGTCGTGGACCTCCACAACCTCAGCCCCCAGGCGCAGATGTTCGTGGTGGGCTCACTCTTGCGCCGTGTCTTCGGCGCCAAGGAGTCGGGCCGGCACCGGGGCAAGGTCTTCGTGGTGCTCGACGAGCTCAACAAGTACGCCCCGCGCGAGGGCGAGAGCCCCATCAAGGACATCCTCCTCGACATCGCCGAGCGCGGCCGCTCGCTGGGGGTCATCCTCATCGGCGCCCAGCAGACGGCCAGCGAGGTGGAGCGGCGGGTGGTGGGCAACGCCGCGGTGCGGGTGGTGGGCCGGCTCGACGCCGCCGAGGCCGAGCGCCCCGAGTACCGCTATTTGCCCGGGGCCTTCCGCGACCGGGCGCTGATTCTCCCCCAGGGCACGATGATCCTTCACCAGCCCGAGGTGCCCGTTCCCGTCGCCGTCCAGTTCCCTTATCCTGCCTGGGCGACCAAGGCCAGCGAGGCCGCGCAGGACGTATCCGACGAGGCGCTCAAGGACGAGCTGGGTCTATAG